From a region of the Globicephala melas chromosome 19, mGloMel1.2, whole genome shotgun sequence genome:
- the FIZ1 gene encoding flt3-interacting zinc finger protein 1 isoform X2, which translates to MATSLLSPHHHSMRESPHPPLPSHHATMDDAPLPAPPVPAPAPPAVAPRVPFHCSECGKSFRYRSDLRRHFARHTALKPHACPRCGKGFKHSFNLANHLRSHTGERPYRCSACPKGFRDSTGLLHHQVVHTGEKPYCCLVCELRFSSRSSLGRHLKRQHRGVLPSPLQPGPGLPALSAPCSVCCNVGPCSVCGGAGAGGGEGPEGAGAGPGSWGLAEAAAAAAASLPPFACGACARRFDQGRELAAHWAAHTDVKPFKCPRCERDFNAPALLERHKLTHDLQGPGAPPAQAWVSGAGAVPETASEGDAAEAGEAQPAWDGRLLLGRAGGGVPELGGLLPESGGEAPAPAAAAEPSEDTLYQCDCGTFFASAAALASHLEAHSRPATYGCGHCGALYAALAALEEHRRASHGEGGGAEEAAAPAPEREPASGEPASGSGRGKKIFGCSECEKLFRSPRDLERHVLVHTGEKPFPCLECGKFFRHECYLKRHRLLHGTERPFPCHICGKGFITLSNLSRHLKLHRGMD; encoded by the exons ATGGCCACAAGTTTGCTTAGTCCTCACCACCACTCCATGAG AGAGAGCCCCCACCCGCCACTGCCCTCGCACCACGCCACCATGGATGACGCCCCGCTGCCAGCGCCCCCGGTCCCTGCCCCGGCTCCGCCCGCTGTTGCCCCCCGCGTCCCGTTTCACTGCAGTGAGTGTGGCAAGAGCTTCCGCTACCGCTCGGACCTGCGGCGCCACTTCGCTCGGCACACTGCGCTCAAACCTCACGCGTGTCCGCGCTGCGGCAAAGGCTTCAAGCACAGCTTCAACCTGGCCAACCACCTGCGCTCGCACACCGGCGAGCGGCCCTACCGCTGCTCCGCCTGCCCCAAGGGGTTCCGAGACTCCACCGGCCTGCTGCACCACCAG gTCGTCCACACTGGCGAGAAGCCCTACTGCTGCCTAGTCTGCGAGCTCCGCTTCTCCTCGCGCTCCAGCCTGGGCCGCCACCTCAAGCGCCAGCACCGTGGGGTGCTCCCGTCCCCCCTGCAGCCCGGCCCAGGCCTGCCCGCCCTGAGCGCTCCCTGCTCGGTCTGCTGCAACGTGGGGCCCTGCTCGGTGTGCGGGGGCGCGGGGGCTGGCGGCGGAGAGGGCCCAGAGGGGGCAGGCGCGGGCCCGGGGAGCTGGGGGCtggcggaggcggcggccgcggcggcggccTCACTGCCCCCGTTCGCGTGCGGTGCTTGCGCGCGGCGCTTCGACCAGGGCCGCGAGCTGGCAGCCCACTGGGCTGCGCACACCGACGTGAAGCCCTTCAAGTGTCCGCGCTGTGAGCGCGACTTCAACGCCCCCGCGCTGCTGGAGAGGCACAAGCTGACCCACGACCTGCAGGGACCGGGCGCGCCCCCCGCGCAGGCCTGGGTCTCCGGGGCTGGCGCCGTGCCCGAGACGGCCAGCGAGGGCGACGCTGCGGAGGCGGGCGAGGCTCAGCCGGCCTGGGACGGCAGGCTGCTCCTGGGCCGCGCCGGGGGCGGCGTGCCCGAGCTGGGGGGCCTGCTCCCCGAGAGCGGCGGGGAGGCCCCTGCGCCCGCGGCCGCGGCCGAGCCGTCGGAAGACACCCTCTACCAGTGCGACTGCGGGACCTTCTTCGCGTCGGCGGCGGCGCTGGCCAGCCACCTGGAGGCGCACTCGCGCCCCGCGACCTACGGCTGCGGCCACTGCGGGGCCCTCTACGCGGCCCTGGCGGCCCTGGAGGAGCACCGGCGCGCCAGCCACGGCGAGGGCGGCGGtgcggaggaggcggcggcgccCGCCCCGGAGAGGGAGCCCGCGTCTGGGGAGCCTGCGTCCGGCTCGGGCCGCGGCAAGAAGATCTTCGGCTGCTCCGAGTGCGAGAAGCTGTTCCGCTCGCCGCGGGACCTGGAGCGGCACGTGCTGGTGCACACGGGCGAGAAGCCGTTCCCGTGCCTGGAGTGCGGCAAGTTCTTCCGCCACGAGTGCTACCTCAAGCGCCACCGGCTGCTGCACGGCACCGAGCGGCCCTTCCCCTGCCACATCTGCGGCAAGGGCTTCATCACGCTCAGCAACCTCTCCAGGCACCTGAAGCTGCACCGGGGCATGGACTGA
- the FIZ1 gene encoding flt3-interacting zinc finger protein 1 isoform X3, whose protein sequence is MDDAPLPAPPVPAPAPPAVAPRVPFHCSECGKSFRYRSDLRRHFARHTALKPHACPRCGKGFKHSFNLANHLRSHTGERPYRCSACPKGFRDSTGLLHHQVVHTGEKPYCCLVCELRFSSRSSLGRHLKRQHRGVLPSPLQPGPGLPALSAPCSVCCNVGPCSVCGGAGAGGGEGPEGAGAGPGSWGLAEAAAAAAASLPPFACGACARRFDQGRELAAHWAAHTDVKPFKCPRCERDFNAPALLERHKLTHDLQGPGAPPAQAWVSGAGAVPETASEGDAAEAGEAQPAWDGRLLLGRAGGGVPELGGLLPESGGEAPAPAAAAEPSEDTLYQCDCGTFFASAAALASHLEAHSRPATYGCGHCGALYAALAALEEHRRASHGEGGGAEEAAAPAPEREPASGEPASGSGRGKKIFGCSECEKLFRSPRDLERHVLVHTGEKPFPCLECGKFFRHECYLKRHRLLHGTERPFPCHICGKGFITLSNLSRHLKLHRGMD, encoded by the exons ATGGATGACGCCCCGCTGCCAGCGCCCCCGGTCCCTGCCCCGGCTCCGCCCGCTGTTGCCCCCCGCGTCCCGTTTCACTGCAGTGAGTGTGGCAAGAGCTTCCGCTACCGCTCGGACCTGCGGCGCCACTTCGCTCGGCACACTGCGCTCAAACCTCACGCGTGTCCGCGCTGCGGCAAAGGCTTCAAGCACAGCTTCAACCTGGCCAACCACCTGCGCTCGCACACCGGCGAGCGGCCCTACCGCTGCTCCGCCTGCCCCAAGGGGTTCCGAGACTCCACCGGCCTGCTGCACCACCAG gTCGTCCACACTGGCGAGAAGCCCTACTGCTGCCTAGTCTGCGAGCTCCGCTTCTCCTCGCGCTCCAGCCTGGGCCGCCACCTCAAGCGCCAGCACCGTGGGGTGCTCCCGTCCCCCCTGCAGCCCGGCCCAGGCCTGCCCGCCCTGAGCGCTCCCTGCTCGGTCTGCTGCAACGTGGGGCCCTGCTCGGTGTGCGGGGGCGCGGGGGCTGGCGGCGGAGAGGGCCCAGAGGGGGCAGGCGCGGGCCCGGGGAGCTGGGGGCtggcggaggcggcggccgcggcggcggccTCACTGCCCCCGTTCGCGTGCGGTGCTTGCGCGCGGCGCTTCGACCAGGGCCGCGAGCTGGCAGCCCACTGGGCTGCGCACACCGACGTGAAGCCCTTCAAGTGTCCGCGCTGTGAGCGCGACTTCAACGCCCCCGCGCTGCTGGAGAGGCACAAGCTGACCCACGACCTGCAGGGACCGGGCGCGCCCCCCGCGCAGGCCTGGGTCTCCGGGGCTGGCGCCGTGCCCGAGACGGCCAGCGAGGGCGACGCTGCGGAGGCGGGCGAGGCTCAGCCGGCCTGGGACGGCAGGCTGCTCCTGGGCCGCGCCGGGGGCGGCGTGCCCGAGCTGGGGGGCCTGCTCCCCGAGAGCGGCGGGGAGGCCCCTGCGCCCGCGGCCGCGGCCGAGCCGTCGGAAGACACCCTCTACCAGTGCGACTGCGGGACCTTCTTCGCGTCGGCGGCGGCGCTGGCCAGCCACCTGGAGGCGCACTCGCGCCCCGCGACCTACGGCTGCGGCCACTGCGGGGCCCTCTACGCGGCCCTGGCGGCCCTGGAGGAGCACCGGCGCGCCAGCCACGGCGAGGGCGGCGGtgcggaggaggcggcggcgccCGCCCCGGAGAGGGAGCCCGCGTCTGGGGAGCCTGCGTCCGGCTCGGGCCGCGGCAAGAAGATCTTCGGCTGCTCCGAGTGCGAGAAGCTGTTCCGCTCGCCGCGGGACCTGGAGCGGCACGTGCTGGTGCACACGGGCGAGAAGCCGTTCCCGTGCCTGGAGTGCGGCAAGTTCTTCCGCCACGAGTGCTACCTCAAGCGCCACCGGCTGCTGCACGGCACCGAGCGGCCCTTCCCCTGCCACATCTGCGGCAAGGGCTTCATCACGCTCAGCAACCTCTCCAGGCACCTGAAGCTGCACCGGGGCATGGACTGA